The Desulfonatronum lacustre DSM 10312 region TCGCCGCGGCGGCGATCAAGCCCAGGGCCGGACGGGGCGAGTCGATGGCCAGCCTGAAGGCCCCGCCCACGAGCCGGAGATTTCGGAGTGCCTGAAAAATCAGCGTATCAGCGCCGGGCGGCAGACGGGTGTCCGCGTGCAGGAAGAGCAGCACGTCGCCGCGCGCCTGGGCGGCCCCGGCGTTCATCTGCCGCGCCCGCCCTGCATCCGAGCCGATCCGGATCACGTCCCGGCCTTGCAGGGCGACCAGGGTGCGCTGCTCCGAATCGCCGTCCACGACCAGGATTTCCGCCGTTTCCCTCAGGGCGCGGGAGGTTAAATGGTCCACCAGGGACGTGATGCCCCGCTCCTCCCGAAAGGCGGGAATGATCACGGACAGCCGGACGTTCACGAATTATCCCCGAGGTCGCCGTCCTTTGACTTCGGCGGAGAGCGGCGCCGCAATGGCCTTCTTCGCCTTGGGCGACGCCCGACGCGGCTTTCGCGACGAGGAATCCCGTGTGGCCAACTCTTCCAGTTCCTTGAGCCGGTCATCCGCGAAGCGGTACAAGCTGCCCGCGGAGAAGGAACCGTTTTTCAGCCGCCGCCCGGCCGGCAGCCCGGTCAGAATCTCCAAAGCCTCTTCAATGCAGCAGACCGGATAAATATGGAATCGTCCTTCCTCCACGGCCTGGATCACGTCCTGTTTGAGCATCAGGTGAACCACGTTGTCCTCGGGCAGAATCACTCCCTGGCTGCCGGTCAGACCGCGACGGCGGCAGACCTCGAAAAAACCCTCCACCTTGCGCGTCACCCCGCCCACGGCCATGATCGCCCCGGATTGACTGACTGCGCCGGTGAAAGCCAGGGCCAGGTTGTTCGGACGACCGGAAAGGGCCGAGATCAGCGCGGCCAGTTCCGCGCCCGAAGCGGAGTCGCCGTCCACCTGGGCGTAACTTTGCTCGAAACAGAGGCTGGCGGTGAGGACCACGGGCTTGTTCTGGGCAAAGAGCTTGAGCAGGTAACTTTTGAGAATCATCATGCCCTTGGTGTGGATCGGTCCGCCGAGTTCGGCTTCCCGCTCCAGGTCGATGATCCCGCCGTGTCCGACGCCGACGCTGCACGAAATCTGATGCGGCAGCCCCATCTCGTAGTCCCCCAGGAACGAGACGGACAGACCGTTGGCCTGGCCCACGGCGCTGCCGGTGGTGGCAACCTTGATCAACTGCCGGTCGTACTCGGACAAAAATTCCTCTTCGTACAGATTGGCCCGGTAGTTGCGGGCCTCCCAGGCTTCCTCCAGGGTTCGCCTGTCGACCATGGCGGCTTGGCGCATGGTTCCCATGGCCGAGGCCTCGATCATCAGTTCGCGGACGATGGGCAAACGCAGGGACAACTTCTTTTGGTCCTCGGCCAGCCTGGAAGCGAAGTCCACCAGCCAGGCCAGGGCGTCCCGGTCGAACGGCAGCAGTTCGTCCTCCCGGATCATCCGGCCCATGGTCTGAACGTACTTGTGAATGGAATCCGCGTCCCGGGTCACGGTGTCCTGAATCTGCCCCTTGATCTTGAACAGCTTGGGGAACCGGTCGTCGTAGGCCAGGAGCAGGTCGTAGGCCTCGTCCGTGCCCACGAGAATCACCTTCACGTCCAGGGCGATGGGTTCCGGAGTGATGGTCTTGGTACGGATCGTTTCGTGATGATCACCCGGGTCTTCGATGCGAATCTGCATGGAGCGCAGTGCCCGCAAAAGACCTTCCCAGGCCTGGGGATGCTGGAGAACGTCTTCGATGTGCAGGACCAGAAACCCGCCGTTGGCCCGGTGCAAGGCGCCGGGCTTGAGCAGGGAAAAGTCGGTGAACAGGGCCCCCCATTCAGCCTCGCGCTCGATGCAGCCCAGAAGGTTGAAGAACGTAGGATTGTCCTCGACGATGATCGGCGCTCCGCTTAAACGGCTGTTGTCCACGAACAGATTGACCATATACCGATCGAAAAAGCCTTCGTTGGAGGCCATGGCTTCCGGCCCTCCGCCCTGGGGCCCCGGCTCCTTCGGCTTGAACTGATCCAGGTTGTCCAGCAGGTCCCCTCGCAATGCCGTCAAGAAGGCATGGAGGCGTTCGTGCTCGACATGTTGAGCGATGAAAGGCTCCAGGGCTTCGACCAGCACCTGTTCCAGCACGTCTCGCTCCAAATTGCGTTCCGCCTCCCGCAAATCCTGCTCACGGGCGTTGATCTGGCGCAGCAGGCCGAGCATCGCGTCCAAGGTTTGATCGCCTTCGTTGCGCAGCTTCAACCGCACCCCCGATTCCAGCTTCTCCACGTCGCCGCTGTTCAAAACCTTCCCGTCCACGACGGGAAACAGGTTGACGTTGCCCTGCTCGTCGAAGGAGAGGTTGAACCCGTGTCCGTCGGCCTGTTCCTCCATCTGGAGAATCAACTCCTCCTTGGAGTTTTGGAACTGGCGGACCAGTTTTTCCTTTTGCCGTAAATACTGGTCCTGGCTGAAACGGTTCGGCACCTCGTCACGGATGCGATGCACCACGGCGGTCAGCTCGGTCTTGAACGTCTTGGCCGCGCCGGGGGCCAGGGAGACGGCCAGAGGACGATCCGGATCCTCGAAGTTGAAGACGTAGACCCAATCCGGCGGGGTCGGCCGTTGCGCGGCGCGCGGGGTCAGGTAGTTCTGAACGAGATAGGTCCGCCCGAGTTGCGGCTCACCGACAACGAAGATATTGTATTCCTTTTTGGGGATGTTCAGGCCCAACTCCAGGGCGTGCAAGGCCCTGGGCTGCATGGGCGGAGCCGGGTCCTCGCGGGGGATCTGGGTGCTGTCGGCGTAGCCGATGTGCTCGGGGTCGAGCCGCGCGCGCAGACTTTGGGAAGGCAATGCTTTAGGTATGGACATGACGAATTCCGGTTTCCTCCAAACGATTCCAGTGATTTCTATTGTTTTCAGGGAATACCCGCGCTCCCCGGCGAACGGTGGCGGACGGGACGACATTCGGCCGTCCGTCGCCTCGGCCACTGCGCCGTGTCGGGCAAGAAGGATTCCTATTCGCTTCCAGGAAACTTGTCATCCCGCCACGAGGCCCGCCGCCCACGGGGCAGGCCATTGAAAGCCGGCGACACGAAGAGATGCTTTCACGAAGGCGGCCACGTTGTTTTTTTTCGCCGACCTCGTTGACTTGCTCCGGAGCGCTGTGATAGACGCCGTGGGCATGTGAATGTTTGCACGAAGAGACGGGGCGGACGAAAAATTTTTCCTTCCGAAGCGGAATCGTATCGATCCGGCGAAAACGCACGACACTCACACCAAAGAGCCGAACATAAAGATGTTTTTTCGATCCAAGTCCAAGTACAAAGACCTGATGCAGCCGTTCTCCCAGGCCGGTCTTTTGGGCATCCACCTCGTCGCGTCGACGTTCGTGGGTGCGCTCATCGGGTGGTACCTGGACAAATGGTTGGACACCAAACCCACGCTGTTTCTGCTTTTCTTGGTTTTCGGGATCATCGCCGGCTTCAAGAACATGTACATGGAAACCAAGAAAATTCAGAGGGAGTTGGACAAGCAGGATGCGGCCGCTCGACAGAACAAACCACAAGATTGAGGCCTTTTTACGGCGCAATGGTTTCTACCTGGACGACGTACGCATTCTGATTCGCAATCAGCTGTATTTTCTGTTTTTAGGGTGCGCCCTGATGGCCTTCTCCGGGCTGGCCCCATGGGCTCTGGCCTTTGGCGCGGGGTGCGCGCTCAGCACGATGAACTTCTGGATGCTGGCAAAAGGGTTGCAATCCATCGTTCATCGCCCTGACGGCGCCGTCGCCGTCTCGCTGATTCGATTCTACGGACGACTTGCGTTGACCGGCGTGACGCTGTTCGGATTGATCGCCTGGGCGGGCCTGCCCCTGGCGGCCCTGATCGTCGGGCTTTCGACGGTCGTTGTGAATATTCTGTTCTGGGGCGTGTTCCGGTTTCACCGGCAAAAAGTGAAGGAGGCTTGACCAAAATGGCTGGAGACATTCAATACGTTCTAATTTTGAAAGAAGGCCTGGATGCGGTGGGGATAAACTTTCCCAAGGAGTACATTCACATCGTGTACTCGTGGGTCATTATCGCCGTGCTGATTTTTCTGGGCTGGCTTGCCACCAGGAGGCTCACCCTCGTCCCGGGAAAAAGTCAAAACGTCTGGGAGACACTGATCGGCGGCATGGAAGATTTCGTCGTCCAGAACATGGGCGAGGCAGGCCGCAAGGTGTTCCCCGTGCTCTTTACCCTGTTCATCTACATCCTCTTCATGAACCTCACCG contains the following coding sequences:
- a CDS encoding Lon protease family protein, whose protein sequence is MSIPKALPSQSLRARLDPEHIGYADSTQIPREDPAPPMQPRALHALELGLNIPKKEYNIFVVGEPQLGRTYLVQNYLTPRAAQRPTPPDWVYVFNFEDPDRPLAVSLAPGAAKTFKTELTAVVHRIRDEVPNRFSQDQYLRQKEKLVRQFQNSKEELILQMEEQADGHGFNLSFDEQGNVNLFPVVDGKVLNSGDVEKLESGVRLKLRNEGDQTLDAMLGLLRQINAREQDLREAERNLERDVLEQVLVEALEPFIAQHVEHERLHAFLTALRGDLLDNLDQFKPKEPGPQGGGPEAMASNEGFFDRYMVNLFVDNSRLSGAPIIVEDNPTFFNLLGCIEREAEWGALFTDFSLLKPGALHRANGGFLVLHIEDVLQHPQAWEGLLRALRSMQIRIEDPGDHHETIRTKTITPEPIALDVKVILVGTDEAYDLLLAYDDRFPKLFKIKGQIQDTVTRDADSIHKYVQTMGRMIREDELLPFDRDALAWLVDFASRLAEDQKKLSLRLPIVRELMIEASAMGTMRQAAMVDRRTLEEAWEARNYRANLYEEEFLSEYDRQLIKVATTGSAVGQANGLSVSFLGDYEMGLPHQISCSVGVGHGGIIDLEREAELGGPIHTKGMMILKSYLLKLFAQNKPVVLTASLCFEQSYAQVDGDSASGAELAALISALSGRPNNLALAFTGAVSQSGAIMAVGGVTRKVEGFFEVCRRRGLTGSQGVILPEDNVVHLMLKQDVIQAVEEGRFHIYPVCCIEEALEILTGLPAGRRLKNGSFSAGSLYRFADDRLKELEELATRDSSSRKPRRASPKAKKAIAAPLSAEVKGRRPRG
- a CDS encoding ATP synthase subunit I, which codes for MRPLDRTNHKIEAFLRRNGFYLDDVRILIRNQLYFLFLGCALMAFSGLAPWALAFGAGCALSTMNFWMLAKGLQSIVHRPDGAVAVSLIRFYGRLALTGVTLFGLIAWAGLPLAALIVGLSTVVVNILFWGVFRFHRQKVKEA
- a CDS encoding AtpZ/AtpI family protein; the protein is MFFRSKSKYKDLMQPFSQAGLLGIHLVASTFVGALIGWYLDKWLDTKPTLFLLFLVFGIIAGFKNMYMETKKIQRELDKQDAAARQNKPQD
- a CDS encoding TIGR04283 family arsenosugar biosynthesis glycosyltransferase, with protein sequence MNVRLSVIIPAFREERGITSLVDHLTSRALRETAEILVVDGDSEQRTLVALQGRDVIRIGSDAGRARQMNAGAAQARGDVLLFLHADTRLPPGADTLIFQALRNLRLVGGAFRLAIDSPRPALGLIAAAANLRTRLTRVPYGDQAIFLRRAAFEELGGYADIPLMEDLELMRRVRRKRWPVVLLREAALTSARRWEQEGVWNCTLRNWGVRLLYHFGASPARLRRFYPTAESLDSGARPFPPS